In one window of Macrotis lagotis isolate mMagLag1 chromosome 5, bilby.v1.9.chrom.fasta, whole genome shotgun sequence DNA:
- the LOC141487849 gene encoding transcription initiation factor TFIID subunit 7-like, producing MTVSKQKMSKNKEDAPHELESQFILRLPPEYASTVRRAIQSGSVNLKDKLTIELHADGRHGIVRVDHAPLAAKVVDLPCVTESMKTIDKKTFYKTADICQMLVCSVDGDLYPPPEEPAAAATTSTDPKTSKKKDKDRERKFIWNHGITLPLKNVRKRRFRKTAKKKYIESPDVEKEVKRLLSTDAEAVSARWEVIAEDETKEADNQVSLAGLDIASPGMSGHKQGHGSSEHDELREIFNDISSSSEEEDERDPHDDEDINIIDTEEDLERQLQDKLDESDEQRQENEETNQIVMGIQKQIDMMKSKLQETQGRAKRQEDLIIKVENLALKTRLQAVLVELKQQEEREKEQLSSLEEQLETLLEK from the coding sequence ATGACTGTTTCGAAACAAAAGATGAGCAAGAACAAAGAAGATGCTCCCCATGAGTTGGAAAGTCAGTTTATATTACGTCTACCTCCAGAATATGCTTCCACTGTGAGAAGGGCAATACAGTCTGGAAGTGTGAACCTGAAAGATAAGTTGACCATTGAATTACATGCAGATGGACGTCATGGAATTGTCCGAGTGGATCATGCCCCGTTAGCTGCAAAGGTGGTTGACCTGCCCTGTGTTACTGAATCCATGAAAACCATAGATAAAAAAACGTTTTACAAGACAGCGGATATCTGCCAGATGCTTGTGTGCAGTGTAGATGGGGATCTTTACCCACCTCCAGAAGAAccagctgctgctgctactacttcTACTGATCCAAAAACGagtaagaaaaaagataaggatAGGGAGAGGAAATTCATCTGGAACCATGGTATCACTCTACCACTCAAGAATGTCCGAAAGAGAAGATTTCGCAAGACAGCCAAGAAGAAGTATATTGAATCACCTGATGtcgaaaaagaagtaaaaagactTCTCAGTACAGATGCAGAAGCTGTCAGTGCCAGATGGGAGGTAATTGCAGAAGATGAAACAAAAGAAGCAGACAACCAGGTTTCCCTAGCAGGCTTAGATATTGCTTCTCCAGGAATGAGTGGTCATAAGCAGGGCCATGGCTCCTCAGAACATGATGAGCTTCGGGAGATATTTAATGATATTAGCAGCAGTAGTGAAGAGGAAGATGAGAGAGATCCTCATGATGATGAAGATATAAACATCATTGACACTGAAGAAGACCTAGAGAGGCAATTGCAAGACAAGCTTGATGAATCTGATGAGCAGCGCCAAGAAAACGAGGAAACAAATCAGATAGTTATGGGAATTCAGAAGCAGATTGATATGATGAAAAGTAAACTACAAGAGACCCAAGGGAGAGCAAAACGACAGGAAGATCTCATCATCAAAGTAGAAAACCTGGCACTCAAGACTCGTCTTCAGGCTGTGCTGGTTGAGCTCAAACagcaagaagaaagagagaaggaacagCTCAGTTCCTTAGAAGAACAACTTGAAACACTCCTGGAGAAATGA